A DNA window from Pseudodesulfovibrio thermohalotolerans contains the following coding sequences:
- a CDS encoding glycosyltransferase family 9 protein: protein MNVLIVNLTRFGDLIQTQPVIAGFKSRGHAVGLVCLANFASAARLLDGVDRVFPLSGASLLAGLDADWRQAVRDAEEFRRGVFAEFPPDETVNLTPSVSSRLLAYALTPESGRTTGFTVDEFGFNADTSSWAAFLQMAGANRGASPFNVCDLFRRAAGLDREGSDSVLARPDGQAVARADELLAGLEGPGGFAAVQLGASEDRRRWPVSHFVDTARMLYERDGLVPVLLGTASEAELAGRFAAGADFSFVDCVGRTSLTELAAVLTRCRVLLTNDTGTMHLAAGLDVPLCAVFLATAQPWDTGPYRAGDICLEPDMDCHPCEFGEACPNGEACRRAVTSEAMYACAASLVRGREPEPVGGARLWRTLIGDDGLMELESLSGHDATERAVWIGLQRAHFRSFLDGGEAVRTGLGQRLGPVLRAELSKTLTSARDMLFLLTRQGALLRVNPRPQAKNKFLASWQRVQNILSSNNYLKVLSLLWMFESQRRGGDLDSLLAVAERHLKLLSALLDDLA, encoded by the coding sequence GTGAATGTTCTGATTGTCAATCTGACCCGCTTCGGCGATCTCATCCAGACTCAGCCCGTGATCGCCGGTTTCAAGAGCCGGGGCCATGCGGTGGGGCTGGTCTGCCTGGCCAACTTCGCCTCGGCTGCCCGTCTGCTCGACGGCGTGGACCGGGTGTTTCCTCTTTCAGGCGCATCCCTGCTGGCAGGGCTGGACGCGGACTGGCGGCAGGCCGTGCGGGACGCCGAGGAGTTCAGGCGCGGCGTGTTCGCTGAATTCCCGCCGGACGAGACCGTCAACCTGACGCCGTCGGTCTCCTCCCGGCTTCTCGCCTACGCCCTTACGCCTGAATCCGGACGGACAACCGGCTTTACCGTGGACGAGTTCGGCTTCAACGCGGACACTTCGTCCTGGGCGGCCTTTCTGCAAATGGCCGGGGCCAATCGCGGGGCCAGTCCATTCAACGTCTGCGACCTGTTCCGCCGGGCCGCCGGGCTCGATCGCGAGGGGAGTGATTCCGTTCTGGCCCGTCCGGATGGACAGGCCGTTGCCCGCGCCGATGAATTGCTGGCCGGTCTGGAAGGGCCGGGCGGTTTCGCGGCAGTGCAGTTGGGGGCCAGCGAGGATCGCCGCCGCTGGCCCGTGTCCCATTTCGTGGATACGGCCCGTATGCTTTACGAGCGTGATGGCCTGGTGCCCGTGCTGCTGGGAACCGCGAGCGAGGCGGAACTGGCGGGACGTTTCGCGGCGGGCGCGGATTTTTCCTTTGTGGATTGCGTCGGCCGGACTTCCTTGACCGAACTGGCAGCCGTCCTGACCCGTTGCAGGGTGCTTTTGACCAACGACACCGGGACCATGCACCTGGCCGCCGGGCTGGACGTGCCTCTGTGCGCGGTCTTCCTGGCCACGGCCCAGCCCTGGGACACCGGCCCGTATCGCGCGGGCGATATCTGCCTGGAGCCGGACATGGACTGCCATCCGTGCGAGTTCGGCGAAGCGTGTCCCAATGGGGAAGCGTGCCGCAGGGCCGTCACTTCCGAGGCGATGTACGCCTGTGCCGCATCGCTGGTGCGTGGCCGCGAGCCGGAACCCGTGGGCGGCGCGCGCCTGTGGCGTACCCTAATCGGCGATGACGGACTTATGGAGCTGGAATCGCTGTCCGGTCACGACGCCACGGAAAGGGCCGTGTGGATAGGTCTTCAGCGGGCGCATTTTCGTTCGTTCCTGGACGGCGGCGAGGCGGTGCGGACCGGGCTCGGTCAGCGGCTCGGTCCGGTCCTGAGAGCGGAGTTGTCCAAAACTTTGACGAGCGCACGGGACATGCTTTTCCTGCTCACCAGGCAGGGCGCGCTCCTGCGAGTGAACCCACGGCCCCAGGCCAAAAACAAGTTTTTGGCTTCCTGGCAGCGGGTGCAGAATATTCTTTCGTCAAACAATTACTTGAAAGTATTGTCGTTATTGTGGATGTTCGAGAGCCAGCGGCGGGGCGGGGATCTTGATTCCCTGCTGGCTGTGGCGGAACGCCACCTGAAGCTTCTTTCCGCGCTGCTGGACGACCTGGCCTGA
- a CDS encoding DUF485 domain-containing protein, with protein MDQIERIRKRQLQFALGVGVPYFAFVIGIFLLVYLAGAWVAGVSILGFPLHYWLVAIAIYPITWGLFIWYVGKANRIEDEIAETVEGE; from the coding sequence ATGGATCAGATCGAAAGGATTCGGAAACGGCAACTTCAATTCGCCCTGGGCGTGGGCGTGCCCTACTTCGCCTTTGTCATCGGCATCTTCCTGCTCGTCTATCTGGCAGGGGCATGGGTAGCCGGAGTATCCATCCTCGGCTTCCCCCTGCACTACTGGCTGGTGGCCATCGCCATCTATCCCATTACTTGGGGACTGTTCATCTGGTACGTGGGCAAGGCCAACCGAATCGAAGACGAAATAGCCGAAACAGTCGAAGGAGAATAA
- a CDS encoding Hpt domain-containing protein, whose translation MPESPEVERIPSDLQELLDRFFAVCRQDLELMRDALHGRDFNTLARLGHTARGTGSGYGFKGMGRIGYDIELAALERDPAAIERHVDNLAHYLDTVQVEFDG comes from the coding sequence ATGCCCGAATCTCCGGAGGTCGAACGGATACCGTCCGACCTGCAAGAATTGCTGGATCGTTTTTTCGCCGTCTGCCGTCAGGATCTTGAACTGATGCGCGACGCGCTGCACGGCCGGGATTTCAATACCCTGGCGCGGTTGGGCCATACGGCGCGCGGAACGGGCAGCGGTTACGGGTTCAAGGGGATGGGCAGGATAGGCTATGACATCGAATTGGCCGCTCTTGAACGCGATCCCGCCGCCATCGAAAGACACGTGGACAATCTGGCTCACTATCTCGACACCGTTCAGGTCGAATTCGACGGCTGA
- a CDS encoding transposase family protein, producing the protein MACCPCCRSKNVIRHGFAERWIQTVPFGFKPVWLVVPVQRVGCRNCGAVRLIDIQMAEPRRWRIKAFERYASP; encoded by the coding sequence TTGGCTTGCTGTCCGTGCTGCCGCTCCAAAAACGTCATTCGACATGGCTTTGCCGAACGTTGGATCCAAACCGTGCCCTTCGGTTTCAAGCCCGTCTGGCTGGTTGTTCCCGTGCAACGAGTAGGATGTCGTAATTGCGGTGCCGTCCGTTTGATTGACATACAGATGGCCGAGCCAAGGCGATGGCGCATCAAGGCCTTTGAGCGTTACGCCTCGCCTTGA
- a CDS encoding putative nucleotidyltransferase substrate binding domain-containing protein, whose translation MILNGEMPVNGESGVPDGLFAELRVMAREGKLTGIGRTRLDLVGEWLDHGLSAEETCKRLTLFNREVTSAVLEAHALEYPWLSQCTFMEFGSGGRGEMVLGSDQDNGLLIPVEVKVDEAEVDDCTQSIVIALDGAGLSLCDGGVMVSNPEWRGDFDAWLSRLTGWLSNPAEKGPWQSGLILDFQPVFGAEEEVGRLRERLWEHVRTKPIALSLLVSELTVYRLPLTLFGAFITEREGPWHGWLNIKKSVLAHLTNSARILALKHGVRPHNTCDRIRALTGAGHIAANHGGSLLDGWEYLQRKRFDIGLDCDRAGLPPHNYVKPAILDRTEQIRLKAAIHAVEKLVRLVQAGSGL comes from the coding sequence ATGATTTTGAACGGCGAGATGCCCGTGAACGGCGAATCGGGCGTCCCGGACGGTCTTTTCGCCGAACTGCGGGTCATGGCCCGCGAGGGCAAGCTGACCGGCATCGGCCGGACCCGGCTCGATCTCGTCGGGGAATGGCTTGACCATGGATTGTCCGCCGAGGAGACCTGCAAGCGGCTGACCCTGTTCAATCGCGAAGTGACCTCCGCCGTGCTGGAGGCCCATGCCCTGGAATACCCCTGGCTTTCGCAGTGCACTTTCATGGAGTTTGGTTCGGGCGGCCGTGGGGAGATGGTGCTTGGCTCCGATCAGGACAACGGGCTGCTCATTCCCGTGGAGGTGAAGGTGGACGAGGCTGAGGTGGACGACTGCACCCAGTCCATCGTCATCGCCCTGGACGGCGCGGGGTTGTCCCTGTGCGACGGCGGGGTCATGGTCAGCAACCCCGAGTGGCGCGGCGATTTCGACGCGTGGCTCTCCCGGCTGACCGGCTGGCTGTCCAATCCCGCCGAGAAGGGGCCGTGGCAGTCCGGCCTGATTCTCGACTTCCAGCCCGTGTTCGGCGCGGAGGAGGAGGTCGGGCGGCTGCGCGAGCGCCTCTGGGAGCACGTCCGCACCAAGCCCATCGCGCTGTCCTTGCTGGTCAGCGAGCTGACCGTGTATCGGCTGCCCCTGACCTTGTTCGGGGCGTTCATCACCGAACGCGAGGGGCCGTGGCACGGCTGGCTGAATATCAAGAAGTCCGTCCTGGCCCATCTGACCAACAGCGCGCGCATTCTGGCGCTCAAGCACGGCGTTCGCCCGCATAATACCTGCGATCGTATCCGCGCCTTGACCGGGGCCGGGCACATCGCGGCCAATCACGGAGGCTCCCTCCTGGACGGCTGGGAATATCTCCAGCGCAAGCGGTTCGACATCGGGCTGGACTGCGATCGCGCCGGTCTGCCGCCCCACAACTACGTGAAGCCCGCCATCCTGGATCGGACCGAGCAGATCCGGCTTAAGGCGGCCATTCACGCGGTGGAAAAACTCGTCAGATTGGTCCAGGCCGGTTCAGGCCTCTGA
- a CDS encoding 2-amino-3,7-dideoxy-D-threo-hept-6-ulosonate synthase, with translation MHLGKAIRMERIMNRNNGRTIVVPLDHGVTVGPIYGIVDLRDTVNQVADGGANAVLMHKGIPRCSHRAGGKDIGLIIHLSASTSLSPHPNAKTLVGSVTDALKLGADAVSVHVNLGDETEPRMLSDLGALCSEASEWGMPVLAMMYARGPKVENEYDPQVVAHCARVGVELGADIVKVNYTGDPESFSRVVEGCCVPVVIAGGPKLESERDLVQMVYDSIQAGGSGLSVGRNIFQHPTPAKIVAALNKVVHEDWDVDAAMELL, from the coding sequence ATGCATCTCGGAAAAGCCATTCGGATGGAACGCATCATGAACCGCAACAATGGCCGGACCATCGTGGTCCCCCTGGACCACGGCGTGACCGTCGGCCCCATCTACGGCATCGTGGACCTGCGCGACACCGTCAACCAGGTGGCCGACGGCGGCGCCAACGCCGTGCTCATGCACAAGGGCATCCCCCGCTGCTCCCACCGCGCGGGCGGCAAGGACATCGGCCTTATCATCCACCTCTCCGCCTCCACCTCCCTTTCTCCACACCCCAACGCGAAAACCCTGGTGGGTTCCGTCACCGACGCGCTGAAGCTCGGCGCGGACGCCGTGTCCGTGCACGTCAACCTCGGAGACGAGACCGAACCCAGAATGCTCTCGGACCTCGGCGCGCTCTGCTCCGAAGCTTCGGAATGGGGTATGCCCGTGCTGGCCATGATGTACGCCCGAGGCCCCAAGGTAGAAAACGAATACGATCCCCAGGTAGTGGCTCACTGCGCCCGCGTGGGCGTGGAACTCGGCGCCGACATCGTCAAGGTCAACTACACCGGCGATCCCGAGTCCTTCTCCCGCGTGGTCGAGGGATGCTGCGTGCCCGTCGTCATCGCGGGCGGTCCAAAACTCGAAAGCGAACGCGACCTCGTCCAGATGGTCTACGACTCCATCCAGGCGGGCGGCAGCGGGCTTTCCGTGGGCCGGAACATCTTCCAGCACCCGACCCCGGCCAAGATCGTAGCCGCCCTCAACAAGGTCGTCCACGAAGACTGGGACGTCGACGCAGCCATGGAGCTGTTGTAG
- a CDS encoding Rid family detoxifying hydrolase, with product MSDIQLIHTEKAPAAVGPYSQATAVNGMIHVSGQLGIIPSEGKLAEGFKAQTRQALKNLKAILEEAGSSLDKVLSVDVFIMDMGRFADLNGIYAEFFTDHKPARAAIQVAGLPLGGLVEFKCVAVID from the coding sequence ATGTCTGACATCCAATTGATCCACACGGAGAAAGCCCCGGCCGCCGTGGGCCCCTACTCCCAGGCCACCGCCGTGAACGGCATGATCCACGTGTCCGGCCAGCTCGGCATCATCCCCTCCGAAGGCAAGCTGGCCGAAGGCTTCAAAGCCCAGACTCGCCAGGCCCTGAAAAACCTGAAGGCCATCCTCGAAGAAGCCGGTTCCTCCCTGGACAAGGTCCTCTCCGTGGACGTGTTCATCATGGACATGGGCCGCTTCGCCGACCTCAACGGCATCTACGCCGAGTTCTTCACCGACCACAAGCCCGCTCGCGCCGCAATTCAGGTGGCGGGTCTGCCCCTTGGCGGCCTGGTCGAATTCAAATGCGTGGCCGTCATCGACTAG
- a CDS encoding transposase, with the protein MARTFAGYRFTLLAHYDHPISSGPIEGTNNKIKTLKRQAYGYRDTKFFKLRIMGIHEAKYALAG; encoded by the coding sequence ATGGCAAGGACGTTCGCCGGGTATCGCTTCACCCTTCTCGCACACTACGATCATCCCATCTCATCAGGCCCAATCGAAGGGACGAACAACAAGATCAAGACGCTGAAACGGCAAGCCTACGGCTATCGGGATACGAAGTTCTTCAAGCTCAGGATTATGGGGATTCATGAAGCGAAGTACGCTTTAGCCGGATGA
- the mltC gene encoding membrane-bound lytic murein transglycosylase MltC, which yields MARTLFILALLVLTASCSRHDAVRIARAAATGNPAAAAEALARDKAIGYASNPAALGNDLKNFKELVETFIEAITGVWGKDDARMPAPKQYVKYTQNYLSRASVDFDTGQIVVETVADDDPLGSLRNAIVTTLLTPADPRSVDLYSASTVKLGDTPFLLGEVKDTKGKDIRWEWRARQYADHLVDTRLQTRKVKGKTARYVTFHMVRDHLTVRAAKYRELVEKTAERYRISRNLVYAIMKVESDFNPFAVSSASAVGLMQVVPSTAGSDVYRFLHGKPGQPSREDLFEPPANITYGTAYLHLLDTRFLGGVTDPVSREYCVIAGYNGGAGSVLKTFDGNKTRAVSKINALPPADVYGTLRRKLPYAETQRYLGKVLEAKKQFVNF from the coding sequence ATGGCACGAACCCTTTTCATCCTGGCCCTGCTTGTCCTGACCGCTTCCTGCTCGCGGCACGACGCCGTGCGCATTGCCCGCGCAGCCGCGACCGGCAATCCCGCTGCCGCCGCCGAAGCCCTTGCCCGCGACAAGGCCATCGGCTATGCCTCCAACCCGGCCGCGCTGGGCAACGACCTGAAGAACTTCAAGGAGCTCGTGGAGACCTTTATTGAGGCCATCACCGGGGTCTGGGGCAAGGACGACGCGCGTATGCCCGCGCCCAAACAGTACGTGAAGTACACCCAAAACTATCTCTCGCGAGCCAGTGTGGATTTCGACACGGGACAGATCGTGGTCGAGACCGTGGCTGACGACGACCCTCTCGGTAGCCTGCGCAACGCCATCGTCACCACCCTGCTCACCCCCGCCGATCCGCGCTCCGTGGACCTCTATTCGGCCAGCACCGTCAAACTCGGCGATACTCCCTTCCTGCTTGGCGAGGTCAAGGACACAAAGGGCAAAGACATCCGCTGGGAATGGCGGGCCAGGCAATACGCCGACCATCTCGTGGACACGAGGCTGCAAACCCGCAAAGTCAAGGGGAAAACCGCCCGATACGTTACCTTCCACATGGTCCGCGACCACCTTACGGTGCGCGCGGCCAAATATCGCGAGCTGGTGGAGAAGACCGCCGAGCGGTATCGGATCAGCCGGAACCTGGTTTACGCGATCATGAAGGTGGAGTCCGACTTCAACCCGTTCGCGGTCAGTTCCGCCTCGGCCGTGGGGCTGATGCAGGTGGTCCCGTCCACTGCGGGCAGTGACGTGTACCGTTTCCTGCACGGCAAACCTGGCCAGCCCTCGCGCGAGGACCTGTTCGAACCGCCCGCCAACATCACCTACGGCACGGCCTACCTCCACCTTCTCGACACCCGCTTCCTGGGCGGCGTCACCGACCCTGTGTCCAGAGAGTATTGCGTCATCGCCGGATACAACGGCGGCGCGGGCAGCGTGCTGAAAACCTTTGACGGAAACAAGACCCGCGCGGTGAGCAAGATCAATGCGCTGCCGCCCGCCGACGTTTACGGCACCCTGCGCCGGAAGCTTCCCTACGCCGAAACGCAACGCTATCTTGGCAAGGTTCTTGAAGCCAAGAAGCAGTTCGTCAACTTCTAG
- a CDS encoding sodium/solute symporter: MELGYQIPVTALLLIGCMLAFTVVTTFMFRSQKTSADYYLAGRKVNSFINASAISSDYLSAASFLGVAGVAFLFGFDGIIYALGFFVGYIALLLFLASPLRKFGRYTIPDFISERFHSKPARILGVIGVLFISLFYMAPQMLGAGKVMGLLLNLEYGTSIIIIACIITFYVTVGGMKATTVNQLVQFWILFGAMFLLAFIPFMLKGYTYADVVKFLHEFKGPAPITGKEFDGAAYTSPAYWLTNLKDTLSLLLALMFGTAGLPHILVRFYTAPDGKAARKTVIYVLFLIGMFYILSPYVGHVVRYVFLNGDVLGVSPHLMHWLADNGKNLAVPVAGSHFGGQILLGIVVAGAFAAILSTVAGLIIASAGAIGHDLVVNVFNPNMPERSRVMVARVASVAVGLLGIPLGFWAESMQIAILVGLAFAIGASTFFPVLVMGVWWPKMTKNGACAGLVTGIVGSFFMILGKSMLPEFLQYNNPGGFVMLLTFIAIYVTSKMEYAAKGEAALPPDTMEVMALLHGPEKT; the protein is encoded by the coding sequence ATGGAACTCGGATACCAAATACCGGTCACCGCGCTGCTCCTCATCGGGTGCATGTTGGCCTTCACGGTGGTCACCACCTTCATGTTCCGCAGCCAAAAGACCTCGGCCGACTATTACCTCGCCGGACGCAAGGTCAATTCCTTCATCAACGCCTCGGCGATCTCCTCGGACTACCTGTCCGCAGCCTCCTTCCTCGGTGTGGCGGGCGTAGCCTTTCTTTTCGGCTTCGACGGCATCATCTACGCGTTGGGCTTCTTCGTGGGCTATATCGCCCTGCTCCTCTTCCTGGCCAGCCCCCTGCGCAAGTTCGGACGATACACCATACCCGACTTCATCTCGGAACGATTCCACTCCAAACCGGCCCGCATCCTCGGAGTCATCGGCGTGCTCTTCATCTCCCTCTTCTACATGGCCCCACAGATGCTCGGCGCGGGCAAGGTCATGGGGCTTTTGCTCAACCTCGAATACGGCACCTCGATCATCATCATCGCCTGCATCATCACCTTCTACGTCACCGTGGGCGGCATGAAGGCCACCACCGTCAACCAGCTCGTCCAGTTCTGGATTCTGTTCGGAGCCATGTTCCTGCTGGCCTTCATCCCCTTCATGCTTAAAGGATACACCTACGCCGACGTGGTCAAATTCCTGCACGAATTCAAAGGTCCCGCGCCCATCACCGGCAAGGAATTCGACGGCGCGGCCTACACCAGCCCGGCCTACTGGCTTACCAACCTCAAGGACACGCTCTCCCTGCTCCTCGCGCTCATGTTCGGCACCGCCGGGCTGCCCCACATCCTGGTGCGCTTCTACACCGCCCCGGACGGCAAGGCCGCCCGCAAGACCGTCATCTATGTACTCTTCCTCATCGGCATGTTTTATATCCTGAGTCCCTACGTGGGCCACGTTGTCCGCTACGTCTTCCTCAACGGCGACGTCCTGGGCGTGTCCCCGCATCTCATGCACTGGCTGGCCGACAACGGCAAGAACCTCGCCGTTCCCGTGGCGGGCTCCCACTTCGGCGGACAGATTCTTCTGGGCATCGTGGTGGCCGGGGCGTTCGCCGCCATCCTGTCCACCGTGGCCGGGCTGATCATCGCCAGTGCCGGAGCCATCGGACACGACCTCGTGGTCAACGTCTTCAACCCGAACATGCCCGAACGCTCCCGCGTCATGGTCGCCCGCGTGGCCTCCGTCGCCGTGGGGCTGCTCGGCATCCCGCTTGGCTTCTGGGCCGAATCTATGCAGATCGCCATCCTCGTGGGACTGGCCTTCGCCATCGGTGCCTCCACCTTCTTCCCGGTCCTGGTCATGGGCGTGTGGTGGCCGAAAATGACCAAGAACGGCGCCTGCGCGGGACTCGTCACCGGCATCGTCGGCTCGTTCTTCATGATTTTGGGCAAATCCATGCTGCCGGAATTCCTGCAATACAACAACCCGGGCGGATTCGTCATGCTCCTGACCTTCATCGCCATCTACGTGACCTCCAAGATGGAATACGCCGCCAAGGGCGAAGCAGCGCTGCCGCCCGATACCATGGAAGTCATGGCCCTGCTCCACGGTCCCGAAAAAACATAA